A single region of the Euzebyales bacterium genome encodes:
- the nagA gene encoding N-acetylglucosamine-6-phosphate deacetylase: MNRLGVAAALVDGAVVPGDVEITDGRIVATGRRPAGRGGLAVPGLVDLHIHGCAGVDFLADGAAGHTTAAPALLASGVTAYQPTFVCSPPAVVATALDELAAARVPDGPRLLGAHLEGPFLSPAHLGAHDPRHRRDPDPALALRLLDAGPVSEVTIAPELPGGLDLVRLLADRGVTVSVGHTGADAAHARAAFAAGARAVTHLCNAMRPLHHRSPGVVGVALTAEGVTFELIVDGHHLDDDMVRLIWRAAAERVALVSDGTAATGMADGTYSLGEGTVTITESVVRGGDGGLAGGAATLVEAVRNLHALGVPLPAAVDAASRVPANLIGRRDLGRLRPGAAADLLVLDDALTVRATFVAGHTRYAV; encoded by the coding sequence ATGAACCGGTTGGGCGTCGCGGCGGCCCTGGTCGACGGCGCGGTCGTGCCGGGCGACGTGGAGATCACCGACGGGCGGATCGTGGCGACCGGACGGCGGCCCGCCGGACGGGGTGGGCTCGCCGTGCCGGGCCTGGTCGACCTCCACATCCACGGATGCGCAGGCGTGGACTTCCTGGCCGACGGCGCAGCGGGGCATACGACAGCGGCGCCCGCGCTGCTGGCCTCCGGTGTCACCGCCTACCAGCCGACGTTTGTCTGTTCGCCGCCGGCCGTCGTGGCCACGGCGCTGGACGAGCTGGCCGCGGCACGGGTGCCCGACGGACCGCGTCTGCTGGGCGCCCACCTGGAGGGGCCGTTCCTGTCCCCTGCGCACCTGGGTGCGCACGACCCGCGCCATCGGCGTGATCCGGACCCAGCACTGGCGCTCCGGCTGCTCGACGCCGGCCCGGTGAGCGAGGTGACCATCGCGCCCGAGCTGCCGGGTGGGCTCGATCTGGTGCGCCTGCTCGCCGACCGCGGCGTCACGGTGTCGGTGGGTCACACCGGCGCCGACGCGGCACACGCACGCGCCGCGTTCGCGGCTGGCGCCCGCGCTGTCACGCACCTGTGCAACGCGATGCGCCCACTGCACCACCGGTCACCCGGCGTGGTCGGGGTGGCGCTGACGGCGGAGGGCGTGACGTTCGAGCTGATCGTCGACGGCCACCACCTCGATGACGACATGGTCCGGCTGATCTGGCGCGCAGCCGCGGAACGGGTCGCGCTGGTGTCCGACGGCACGGCGGCGACTGGCATGGCCGACGGCACCTATTCGCTGGGCGAGGGGACCGTGACCATCACCGAGAGCGTCGTCCGGGGCGGCGACGGTGGGCTCGCGGGGGGAGCCGCGACGCTGGTCGAGGCGGTGCGCAACCTCCACGCGCTGGGAGTGCCTCTGCCCGCGGCCGTCGACGCCGCGTCGCGTGTCCCGGCGAATCTCATCGGCCGGCGTGACCTGGGGAGGCTGCGGCCCGGCGCTGCGGCGGACCTCCTCGTGCTCGATGACGCGCTGACGGTGCGGGCGACGTTCGTGGCCGGCCACACGCGGTACGCCGTCTGA